The Triticum aestivum cultivar Chinese Spring chromosome 7B, IWGSC CS RefSeq v2.1, whole genome shotgun sequence genome window below encodes:
- the LOC123161619 gene encoding hydroquinone glucosyltransferase — MAAAPHVVILTSSGLGHVLPVSELAKRLAVHHGFTVTIVTYASLSTPGHSSPLASLPPGVSVAALPEVSIDDLPANAHLVTRILTVISRALPALRDLLRSLLDLPAGITALVTDMLCPAALAVGKEMGLPGYVFYTSSLMSLLSFLYIPELARTTTCECRDLPEPVLLPGCVPLHGADLLEPLQNRSDPVYRLMIELGRNYLLAEGFIINTMDALEHETLLAFKELSDKGVYPPAYAVGPFTRRRCPDSNEAKHSCLRWLDNQPDGSVLYVSFGSGGTLSTAQTAELAAGLETSGQRFLWVVHHPNDKDSSAAYLGTAATDTDPLSYLPDGFVERMNGTGLLVPLWAPQVEILNHVAMGGFMSHGGWNSTLETVAAGVPMVAWPLYAEQRMNAVMLSSDRVGLALWERPPLGKDGAVVALEEVAVLVRELMEGEKGAAARKKAGHLRDEAKIASAPGGPQDRALAIVADMVSLHRRSHEMKIVWQNFNPK; from the coding sequence ATGGCCGCGGCGCCGCACGTCGTCATCCTCACGAGCTCCGGCTTGGGCCACGTCCTCCCGGTTTCCGAGCTGGCGAAGCGCCTCGCCGTGCACCACGGCTTCACCGTCACAATCGTCACTTACGCCAGCCTGTCCACGCCCGGCcactcctcgccgctcgcctcccTCCCGCCGGGCGTCTCCGTCGCCGCGCTCCCGGAGGTGTCCATCGACGACCTCCCCGCCAACGCGCACTTGGTGACTCGCATCCTCACCGTCATCAGTCGCGCCCTGCCAGCGCTACGCGACCTACTACGCTCCCTCCTCGACCTCCCAGCGGGGATCACCGCCTTGGTGACCGACATGCTTTGCCCCGCCGCGCTCGCCGTCGGCAAGGAGATGGGTCTGCCTGGGTACGTCTTCTACACCTCTAGCCTCATGTCTCTGTTATCGTTTCTCTACATCCCGGAGCTCGCCAGGACCACCACCTGCGAGTGTCGCGACCTCCCGGAGCCCGTGCTGCTCCCCGGGTGCGTGCCGCTACACGGCGCCGATCTCCTCGAGCCCCTCCAGAACCGCTCCGACCCCGTGTACCGGCTCATGATCGAGCTCGGGCGGAACTACCTCCTCGCGGAAGGCTTCATCATCAACACCATGGACGCGTTGGAGCACGAGACGCTGCTGGCGTTCAAAGAGCTTTCTGACAAGGGCGTCTACCCGCCAGCGTATGCTGTGGGTCCATTCACCCGGCGGCGGTGCCCCGACTCCAACGAGGCTAAGCACAGCTGCTTACGGTGGCTGGACAACCAGCCGGATGGCTCGGTCTTGTACGTGTCCTTCGGCAGCGGCGGCACGCTGTCCACGGCGCAGACGGCCGAGCTGGCGGCTGGGCTAGAGACGAGCGGACAGAGGTTCCTCTgggtggtgcaccaccccaacgACAAGGACAGCAGCGCGGCCTACCTCGGCACTGCCGCTACCGACACCGACCCGCTGAGCTATCTGCCGGACGGGTTCGTCGAGAGGATGAACGGTACAGGGCTCCTTGTGCCACTGTGGGCGCCACAGGTGGAGATCCTTAACCACGTCGCCATGGGAGGGTTCATGTCTCATGGCGGATGGAACTCCACGCTGGAGACCGTGGCGGCAGGCGTGCCGATGGTGGCGTGGCCGCTCTACGCAGAGCAGAGGATGAACGCAGTGATGCTGTCATCGGATCGGGTGGGCCTGGCTTTGTGGGAGAGGCCTCCCCTCGGTAAGGACGGAGCGGTTGTCGCGCTGGAGGAGGTGGCGGTGCTGGTCAGAGAGCTTATGGAAGGGGAGAAGGGTGCCGCGGCGCGGAAAAAGGCCGGTCACCTCCGGGATGAGGCCAAGATTGCTTCGGCGCCGGGCGGGCCGCAGGATCGAGCTCTCGCGATAGTGGCTGACATGGTATC